Proteins encoded within one genomic window of Solibaculum mannosilyticum:
- a CDS encoding DNA cytosine methyltransferase has product MPDIKLGSLFDGLGVFPLAASRCGIRPVWASEIEKAPISITKRHFPDMAHLGDITKVDGGKIPPVHVITFGSPCQNLSLIGNRSGLAGAKSSLFYQAFRIIQEMRDATDNLYPAIAVWENVMGAFSTNDRMDFRAVLSAFSDTEVPMPPSGRWGNAGMVRGGTPDVCWRLMDAQYWAGSRRLARRQRIFIVADFRGRRAADILFKPRPMLPLTPPCREGGRTAAEGDRTSSFETGRQIPVIHPFQCFRMRGAAKRQEESAFRNSFGLPTDPFPTLLASDVTPFAFWYEGDPDGGCIRFLTETESERLMGLPEGWTKYGADGEEIRPLQRYKALGNAIALPCADYIMAGIYEVLADRAGKED; this is encoded by the coding sequence ATGCCGGACATTAAGCTGGGGAGCCTTTTTGACGGGCTAGGCGTTTTCCCTCTGGCGGCCTCCCGCTGCGGTATCCGTCCGGTGTGGGCCAGCGAGATTGAAAAAGCGCCGATCTCCATAACCAAAAGGCACTTTCCCGATATGGCGCACCTGGGGGACATTACGAAGGTGGACGGCGGGAAAATCCCGCCTGTCCATGTGATAACCTTCGGCTCTCCCTGTCAGAACCTTTCTCTGATCGGCAACCGCTCCGGCCTTGCCGGGGCAAAATCCAGCCTGTTTTATCAGGCGTTTCGTATCATACAGGAAATGAGGGATGCCACTGATAACCTATATCCAGCTATCGCTGTTTGGGAAAACGTCATGGGAGCGTTTTCTACAAATGACCGGATGGATTTTAGAGCCGTCCTATCCGCCTTCTCGGACACCGAAGTTCCAATGCCTCCTTCTGGAAGATGGGGAAACGCCGGAATGGTGCGAGGGGGAACGCCTGATGTGTGCTGGCGGCTCATGGACGCCCAGTATTGGGCAGGCTCCCGAAGGCTGGCGCGAAGGCAGCGAATTTTCATCGTGGCGGATTTTAGAGGCAGACGTGCCGCCGACATACTATTTAAGCCCCGTCCAATGCTCCCACTTACTCCGCCTTGCCGAGAGGGCGGGCGGACCGCCGCCGAAGGAGATCGAACATCTTCTTTTGAAACAGGGCGGCAAATACCAGTCATCCACCCCTTTCAATGCTTCCGTATGCGGGGAGCGGCAAAAAGGCAGGAAGAAAGCGCCTTCCGAAACAGCTTCGGATTACCAACTGACCCTTTTCCCACTCTTTTAGCCAGCGATGTGACGCCCTTCGCCTTTTGGTACGAGGGCGACCCGGACGGCGGCTGTATCCGCTTCTTGACGGAAACGGAAAGTGAGCGGCTGATGGGGCTGCCGGAAGGCTGGACAAAGTACGGGGCGGACGGCGAGGAAATCCGGCCTCTGCAACGCTACAAGGCGCTGGGAAATGCGATTGCTCTCCCTTGCGCCGATTACATCATGGCCGGGATTTATGAAGTGCTGGCAGACAGGGCCGGAAAGGAGGATTGA
- a CDS encoding antirestriction protein ArdA has translation MFEAYITNTALYPMMGIEVGTTVHFPTTTQEVQAALAKIGIDGKRYSEVFITSFDSDVLGLYDYLDEYENIDELNELGHALLEVRDKGGLETFEAALVLGKHTGSVKNLINLTQNLDLYRFYPDISDDEGLGHLYADELGTIDIPEHIQGYFDYEAYGRDMRINEGGVFAPGGYVAADPVGFKEHYHGTQDIPPEHRVFAYPEKAEPVHSILGALKRFQETPPVPQKDKAGPSHEER, from the coding sequence ATGTTTGAAGCCTATATAACCAACACGGCCCTGTACCCCATGATGGGGATTGAAGTGGGAACAACGGTTCATTTCCCCACGACCACACAGGAGGTACAGGCCGCCCTTGCAAAAATCGGGATAGACGGAAAGCGGTACAGCGAAGTGTTTATTACCAGCTTTGACAGCGATGTGCTGGGACTGTACGACTATCTGGACGAGTACGAGAACATCGACGAGTTGAACGAACTGGGCCATGCCCTGCTGGAAGTACGGGACAAGGGCGGATTGGAAACCTTTGAGGCCGCTCTTGTCTTGGGAAAACACACGGGCAGCGTGAAGAACCTAATCAACCTGACGCAGAACCTTGACCTCTACCGCTTTTACCCGGATATTTCCGATGATGAAGGGCTGGGCCATCTGTACGCCGACGAGCTGGGGACCATCGACATACCGGAGCACATTCAAGGCTACTTCGATTATGAGGCATACGGACGGGATATGCGTATCAACGAGGGCGGCGTATTCGCTCCCGGCGGCTATGTGGCGGCGGACCCGGTGGGCTTTAAGGAGCATTACCACGGGACGCAGGACATACCGCCGGAACACCGGGTATTTGCCTATCCCGAAAAGGCCGAGCCCGTCCATTCCATTCTCGGCGCACTCAAACGGTTTCAAGAGACCCCGCCCGTTCCGCAAAAGGACAAGGCGGGGCCTTCCCATGAGGAACGGTAA
- a CDS encoding PcfB family protein codes for MQEEVNQKTVALSIKTAKLTGKVLAAALGKVVRALQKHHRKALTPQGRQSVKKLMNHYGGKNAMQYVGAPKDFDRIAKEFHVDYAFHKVSPGHYLLFFKANQADAITAAFQKYSTKVLNKDQDKTSILGQLRKLTEQIRTKPKEKQRTREAVKDGR; via the coding sequence ATGCAGGAAGAAGTAAACCAAAAAACAGTTGCCCTTTCGATCAAGACGGCAAAGCTGACGGGAAAAGTGCTGGCCGCCGCTCTTGGCAAGGTGGTTCGGGCGCTGCAAAAGCACCACCGGAAGGCGCTGACCCCGCAGGGCCGCCAGAGCGTGAAGAAGCTGATGAACCACTACGGCGGCAAAAACGCCATGCAGTATGTGGGTGCGCCGAAGGATTTTGACCGGATAGCGAAGGAGTTCCATGTGGACTACGCTTTCCATAAAGTGAGCCCCGGCCATTACCTGCTGTTCTTCAAAGCCAATCAGGCGGACGCCATCACGGCGGCCTTCCAGAAATACAGTACAAAGGTGCTGAACAAAGACCAGGACAAGACTTCTATCCTCGGCCAGCTCCGCAAGCTCACGGAGCAGATCAGGACAAAGCCGAAGGAGAAGCAGCGGACCAGAGAGGCGGTGAAGGACGGACGTTGA